In Quercus lobata isolate SW786 chromosome 12, ValleyOak3.0 Primary Assembly, whole genome shotgun sequence, a genomic segment contains:
- the LOC115972235 gene encoding RING-H2 finger protein ATL64-like yields the protein MEANASYAFNGKIMLATVITFFVVVFILICFHTYPCCYFNNNHNRRLRRRRRSSRASQLFLETITNYTSADDSVSKHGLDPSILKAIPTFTYSSKTDSLECAVCLSEFEDDDQGRVLPKCEHTFHVECIDTWFQSHSSCPLCRAPVQADIPESKPEILAETKGEPSGSCAEPGQVGASEMGFSGFSQQVSLVASGGQRKPLELVGIVVEVPRPRLLDEMGLGSPGGHGLKNPGNRVLTLKRICSI from the coding sequence atggAGGCCAACGCAAGCTATGCTTTCAACGGAAAGATCATGCTAGCTACAGTGATCACTTTCTTTGTTGTTGTATTCATCTTGATATGCTTTCATACCTACCCTTGTTGCTACttcaacaacaaccacaaccgTCGCCTTCGCCGCCGTCGCCGCAGCAGCAGAGCCAGCCAGCTTTTCCTAGAAACTATTACTAACTACACCAGCGCTGATGATTCTGTCTCAAAACACGGCCTTGACCCTTCAATCCTCAAAGCCATCCCTACTTTCACCTACTCCTCCAAAACCGACTCGCTAGAATGTGCCGTGTGCTTGTCCGAGTTCGAAGATGATGACCAAGGCCGAGTCTTGCCCAAATGTGAACATACTTTTCACGTTGAGTGCATTGATACGTGGTTCCAGTCTCACTCTAGTTGCCCACTCTGTCGAGCTCCGGTTCAGGCCGATATTCCGGAGTCAAAACCCGAAATTTTGGCCGAAACGAAGGGTGAACCTTCCGGGTCATGTGCAGAACCGGGTCAGGTGGGAGCATCTGAAATGGGTTTCTCTGGTTTTTCGCAGCAGGTGAGTTTGGTGGCCTCGGGTGGCCAGAGAAAGCCATTGGAGCTGGTGGGTATAGTTGTGGAGGTGCCTAGGCCGAGATTGTTGGATGAGATGGGTTTGGGTTCCCCCGGTGGACACGGGCTGAAGAATCCGGGTAATCGGGTTTTAACTTTGAAGAGGATCTGCAGTATATAA